ACATCACGATCAAACCGCTGGGCTTCGACGCCGCGCTGCAGGCGGTTCAGGCCAATCAGGCCGACGGGGTGATCGCCGGCATGTCGATCACCGACGAGCGCAAGAAGGTCTTCGACTTCTCCGACCCGTATTTCGAATCCGGCGTGCAGATGGCGGTGCTGGCCACCAACGAGGACATCAAGTCGTACGCCGACCTCAAGGGCAAGCGGGTGGCGGTCAAGAACGGCACCCAGGGCGCCGAGTTCGCCGAGTCGATCAAGGACAAATACGGCTTCCAGATCGTCTCGTTCGCCGATTCCGCTTCGATGTTCGAGGAAGTCAAGACGGGTAACTCCGTGGCCGTCTTCGAGGATTACCCGGTCCTCGCCTACGGCATCCAGCAGGGCAACGGATTCAAGACCGTGACGCCGAAGGAGAAGGGTTCCAGCTACGGCTTCGCGGTCAACAAGGGCCGCAACGCCGAACTGCTGAGCAAGTTCAATGCGGGGCTCAAGGAACTCAAGGACTCCGGGCGGTACGACGAGATCGTCGAGAAGTACCTCGGCGAGGGCGCCTCGGAGGCCGACAACTCGTTCTTCGGCTTGATCAAGAGCACCTTCCCGTTCCTGCTGGCCGGCCTCAAGATGACGATCATCCTGACGGTGGTGTCGATCGCCATCGCGCTGGTGCTCGGCGTCATCTTCGGTCTCTTCCGGGTGTCGCGGTCGATCGTGCTGAGGGCGATCGGCACCACGTACGTCGATATTTTCCGTGGCACACCACTTCTGGTGCAGGCCTTCTTCATCTACTTCGGTATCCCGACCGCGCTGGGGTTCCAGATGACGGCGCTGACGGCGGGCATCATCACGCTGTCGCTCAATGCCGGGGCCTACATGACAGAGATCGTGCGCGGCGGCATCCAAGCCGTGGACAAGGGGCAGATGGAGGCGGCCCGCAGCCTCGGTATCGGATACCTCCCGACGATGCGCAAAGTCATTCTGCCGCAGGCAGTTCGCACCATGATCCCGTCGTACGTCAACCAGTTCGTCATCACCCTCAAGGACACGTCGATCCTGTCGGTGATCGGCATCGCCGAGCTGACCCAGACCGGCCGGCTGATCATCGCCCGCAACTACCAGTCGTTCACGATGTGGCTGATCATCGGCATCATCTACTTCATCGTCATCATGGCGCTGACGAAGCTCTCTGACCGGCTCGAAAAAAGGATGGTGAAATGACCCAGCTGGTACCGGAAGCCGCGGCCGCCGAACCCGAGGGCACCGTCAAGATCCGCATCGAGGGCCTGAAGAAGTCATTCGGCGATCTGGTGGTGCTCGACGGCATCGACACCACGGTGAGCAAGGGTGAGGTGGTCTGTGTCATCGGACCGTCGGGGTCCGGCAAGTCCACCTTCCTGCGGTGCCTCAACAAGCTTGAGGACATCACCGCGGGCAAGGTCACCGTCGACGGCTTCGACCTCACCGACCGAAAAGTGGACCTGGACAAGGTGCGTCAGCACATCGGCATGGTGTTCCAGCACTTCAACCTGTTCCCGCACATGACGGTGATCGACAACGTGACGCTGGCGCCGCTGCTGACCAAGAAGATGGACAAGGCCGCCGCCGAGAAGCGGGCCATGGAACTGCTGGGCCAGGTGGGTCTGGCGGAGAAGGCCAACGTCAAACCGGCCACGTTGTCCGGTGGTCAGAAGCAGCGCGTCGCGATCGCTCGGGCGCTGGCCATGAATCCCTCGATCATGTTGTTCGACGAGGCCACCAGCGCCCTGGACCCGGAGATGGTCGGCGACGTGCTGCAGGTGCTGCGGGACCTGGCCGAGGGCGGCATGACGATGGTGGTGGTCACCCACGAGATGGGTTTCGCCCGGGAGGTGGCCTCACGGGTGATCTTCATGGCCGACGGCAACATCGTCGAGGACGACACTCCGGCCGAGGTGTTCGACAGCCCCAAACACCCACGGCTGCAAGAGTTTCTGTCGAAGGTGCTGTAACTCAGCGCGCGAACAATCCGGCGACGAGGGCCTGCGCCACCACGCCGGCGTCGCGGCGGGCCGCTGCCGGATCGTCGGCGGTCGCGATCAGCAGGGCCGCTTCGTCCAGCGCGCCGATGAGCATCGACGCGAGGCTGTCGACCGGAAGATCGGGCAGCTCGCCGGTTTCGACGGCGCGGCGGATGCCGTCACGCAGGGTGCCGAGGTAGTTGCGGTTGTCGATCTCGCGCATCTGCGCGAAGCCCAGTGCGGCGGGCGCCTGCAGCACGCTGATCCGGGCCACGGTGGGATCCAGGCAACCGTCCAGAAACTCTTCGATCCCGGCTTCGAGCTGCGTCCTGCCGGTGTCGTGGGCCAGCGCGGCCGGCAGCACGCGCGCGGCCAGCTCACCTTCCACGTTTTCGTAGACGGCCCGGAACACCGCCTCCTTGGTGGGGAAGTGGTAGTACAGCGCGTTGCGCGTGACGGCTGCGACGCGCGCGATGTCACCCGTGGAGACCGCCGCGTAGCCGCGTTCGACGAACAGTGAGCGCGCCGCGGCGACCAGGGCCGAGCGGGTGGCTTCGCTGCGCTGTTCTCGGCCGTCGCGGGGATCGTCGCTCATTCGCAGAATTTTAACAAGCTGTATGTATTGATGTTCGACGCTTCATGTGTTTGCATACAGTCTGTATTGATTGTCCCGATGCTCGCGGCGGAGAGGACTCCGAAGATGAACGTGCTCAGCTCCCGGAGCTTGGTCCAGCTGCCCTGCGGTCAGGTCGGCGTACGTGAACTCGGCAGCGGCCGGCCCGTCGTGCTGCTGCACGGCCTGGTCGCCAACGGACTGGTGTGGCGTCACGTGGCCGCCGGTCTGGCCGGCCAATTCGGTGGCCAGATCCGTTGTATCGCACCTGATCTGGCCCTTGGGTCGCACACCCCGGCGGTGCCGGGCGCCGATCTCACCCTGCCCGGCCTGGCCCGGACCGTGGTCGATCTGCTCGACGCGCTCGGTATCGAGCAGGCGGTACTGATCGGCAACGGCTACGGCGGCGACATCGCCCAGGTGGTCGCCGCGTGCCATCCGCAGCGGGTCGAGTCGCTGGTGCTCGTCGCCACCAACGCCTTCGACTCCGATCCGTGGCCGGTCAAGGTGCTGGCCCGGCTCACCTCACTTCCCGGGGCCGGGTTGTTGCAGTCGAAGATCATCGGGCTGAAACCGCTGCAACGGCTCCGGATCACCTACGGCGGCGCGACCAAACGCCCGATTCCTGCCGACATCATGGCCGAGTATCTCCGGCCGCTACGCAGTGATCCGTTGGTGCGGAACGATTTCCGGCGCTTTCTCGGCGAACTGTCACCGGCGTACCTGGCGGAGTACTCGCCCCGGCTGGCCGAGTACGACCGGCCCGCGCTGGTGGTCTGGCCGCGCGAGGAACGGTACTTTCCCGCCCAGGGCGCGCGACGGCTGGCCGAGACGCTGCCACGGGCCACACTCGAGTACGTCGACGACTCCTACGCCTGGGTGCCCGAAGACAATCCGGCACCGCTGGTCGCGCTGCTGGGCGAATTCCTCGGGTTCGCGCAGCCCGCCGCGGACTCCGGTCAGCCCTGCTCGACCACGTTGGACTGACCCGACTTGCTCACCTCGGGCTCCCCGGCACGGTAGGTGACCCGGTTGTCGAATCCGGATACCCCGATGGTCTCGGAGGATTCGACGGTGATGACGTTCTCGATGCCGGACACCGTCACTGCGGTGCAGTGGCCCGTGATCTCCAACTCGTTCTGGATGCCGCTGACGATCACGGTGTTGTCCCGGCACTCGACGGTCCGGTGCTCGTTGATCCCTGAGACGATCACGGTTTCGCCCGCCGGAACCTGGGTCGGTGCAACGGATCCCGGGACCGGCACGCCGTTGATCGTGGTCTGCCGGATGGTCGTCGACTGGCTGTCGGTGACCGTGCCGGTGGCGGTGTCGCCGGTATCGGTCTTGCTGAAAGTCAGGTAGGCCGTCACGAGTCCGCCGACCACCAGGGCCAGCGCGAATCCGCCGAACACCAGGAACAGGTGCGGGCTGCCGCTGCGGCGTTGTGGCGGTGGCGGTGGCGGTGCCGGATACGGCTCGTAGCCCGGCCACGGCGCAGGCGGTCCAGGGGGCGGCGGTGGGAACGAGGTGGGATAGGTCCAGGGCTGGGTCGGGGGCGGATCGGCGGAGCTCCCGGCGCTGAGTTCCGACGTACGGGCGGCCTCGGCGAGTGGGCGCTCGAGTTCCCGGATGCGCGCCTCGGGGTCGTCCTTCGGGTCCATGCGCAGATGCTCGCACATCCGACCGCAGATGCGGGAGGAATGCGTGCGTGCCGGCACGCCAGACCATTTGCTGACTGCGGCGAGCGCGAACGGTATGCACCGTCCGCCTGCAGGTGAGGTATCCACGAGCAAAATCATTGATACATAACCAGTCTGACCGTTGAACGGCAGTCGGGGCGATGTCGGTGGCCGCGCGTAGCCTGGTACTCACAGATGGTTGCTGCCCAAGGAGAAGAATCTCAGTGCCTCAGACAGGAAGATGGACCGGCGACCCGGTCTGGCTCGCCGATGTGCTTCGGGCGGAAGGTATCGACCTCGTCGAGTATCCCGGCTGGCGTACCCGGGGCCATGGGGATTTCAAGGACATCCGCGGCGTGATGGCGCACCACACCGGCTCGGACGCGGCGACGGCGGCGTCGATCGCCAACGGCCGCCCGGATCTGCCCGGCCCGTTGTCGCAGCTCCACATCGCCCGCGACGGCACGGTGACCGTGGTGGCGGTCGGGGTGGCGTGGCATGCCGGGGTCGGCCAGTATCCGTGGCTACCGACGAACATGGGCAACTGGCACATGATCGGCATCGAGTGCGCCAACAGCGGCACCAGTCCGACTGCGCCGCATCGCAAGAACTGGCCTGACGCACAGTATTTCGCGCTGGTGCGGTGTTGCGCTGCGATCAACCGCCGGCTGGCGCAGACCTCAGAACGCACCATCGGCCACAAGGAGTACGCGGGCCGCGCACAAGGAAAGTGGGATCCGGGCGCCATCGACATGGATATCCTGCGCGCCGACATCCAGGCGCAGATCGGCGATGTCGCGAATCCGGCGCCCACGCCCCGGCCGCCGGTGCCGGTGGGCCAATACACCGACACCCTGCTGTTCCGGCCCATGGAGGGCCCTGAGGTCGCCCGGTTGCAGCGCAGGCTCAAGGGCGCCTACGCGGCGTATGCGGGGGACCTTGAGATCGACGGCGTGTTCGGTCCGCAGACCGAGGCGGCCGTCAAGGAATTCCAGCGCCGCACCCGTGGGCTCAAGGTCGACGGCATCGTCGGCCCGGCCACCGCAGCCGCGCTTCGGCTCTAACCGGTGTCGGGTGGGTTGCTGCGGGCAGCGAACTCGCGATCCGAAACGGCTCATCTTTCACAGCCGTAACACATATCCGCGGTTTCTGCCGGCCTCCGGGCGTTGACGGTCCGGAAAGTTTGCTGGCGTGTCGCAGTGTGATCTACCGCTCACTTTTGCCGGAGATGGTAAGAATTGCTATTGGCAGCCACGCTGACCGTGAAATGCGACACGTCTAACAGATGCTGAGAAGTCCCTGGTAACAGGCATTTAATCAAATGCGACCAAAAGGTAACGAGTCGATAACGAAGAATTTCCTAAGCGCATTCTGAGAGAGTGTTGGCGGCGGTCACCAATTCGCTGTGAACTCGTTCAGGACCTGTCGGTTTCGTCGCTAGACTCAATGCAACCGCGCCACTCCCGGCGCAGATCGACCTGGAATCTAGAGCCGGTGTAAGCCTTGCCGGCGGAGGTGCCGATGACGATGGCAAACAACTTCCTGCGCGCGCTGACTGACGCGCTGCGCCCCGGCCGCGATGACCGCGCCATCGACGATACGTCTGCCCGCAGCGTCGCACTCGACGGTGCGCTCGATGACATCGACGTGGCCGGCCTGGCCGAGATCGGCCGCGGGCCGATCGGTGACATCGCCGTCGACCCCGACCGCGACACCGTGGTGGTCACCAACACCGCAGCGCAGAGCGTCACCGTGATCAACCCCCACACCATGGGTGTGGTGGGTTCGGTCCGCCTTGCAGGAGACCCGTTCGCCGTCGTCGTCGCCGACGACCGCGCCTACGTGAGCGTTTCCACCCCCGGGCATGACGCGATCGTGACGGTCGACACCATCACCGGCGCGGTGCTCAACGAATACCCGCTGGCCTTCAGCGTCACCGCGCTGGCCATCAGCCCGGACGGCAAGCGCGTGTTCGCCGGCCGCGCCGGTAATGAGCGCATCGACATCGCCGTCATCGACACCACCGCCGAGCGCGTCGGCACCATCGACATCGCCACCGGCACCGGGGTCAACCTGGACGCCCTTGAGATCGACTCGACCGGCAAGCGTCTGTACGTCGCCACCTCCGACTTCCGCGGCAGCCGGCTGGTCGTCGTCAACACCGAAACCGCCCAGGCGCAGGCCACCGTGTGGATCGGTGCCCCGATCCGCGACATCGCGGTCGGCGACGGCGTCGCCTACGTGCTGACCTCCGACCTTGAGCACCGCGGCGTGGTGCACACCGTCGACCTGTCCGCCGGCACCGTGGTGGACGCCGTCGAGGTCGGCGGAGCGCCCACCCAGCTGGTGCTGAGCTCCGACGCCACCCGTGCCTACCTGGTCGACTACGACCGGGTCATCGTGTGGTGCGCGCTGACCAGCCAGATCCAGGGCAGCGTCGACGTGCACGCACAGCCCGCTGCAGTCGCCGTGGGGGAGAACGGCACCAGGCTGTACATCGCCGACTACGCCGGCCAGGTCAACGTGTTCGACGTCGCCGAGTCCCTGTACTCGCAGCTGGTCTCGGTCGACGAGGTCGAGATGCACCGGCTGCCCGCCCTCGAGCCGGCCGGTCTCTGATTCACCGCCACCGGTAGCGGGTGCGCGGCCGCCCGGCCTTGCCGTACTCCGTGGTGCGGGTGACGACGCCGTCGTCGGCCAGACGTTCCAGGTAGCGCCACGCCGTCACCCGGGACACCCCGACTTGTTTGGCCGCCTCATCGGCGGTCAGCCCGTCGGGATCATCGCGCACCGCGACAGCGATCTCCTCGGTGGTCTGCGGCGCGGCACCTTTCGCCGAAGACTTGGCGGCTTCTCCTGAGGCGACCCGTAATTCGGCCAACGCCCGGTCGACCTCGGCCTGGCTGGCCGCATCGGTTCCCGACGGCAGCGCCGACCGGTAGCGTCGGTAGCGCTCCAGCCGATCACGAAATGCGGCGAAGGTGAACGGCTTGAGCAGGTAGGCCAGGGCGCCGTGGGCCACTGCCGCCCGCACCATCTCCAGGTCGCGCTCGGACGTGATCGCGATGATGTCGGGTGCCGGCCGCAGCCCGGAAAGACCCGATGCCAACGAGATTCCGCTGGCATCGGGCAACCCGATGTCCAGCAGCACCAGATCGACGGGCTGTCCGGACGAGGACGCCGCAGCCGCCGCCCGCATCGCATCGCGCGCGGTGTGTGCCACCGCTGCCACCGAAAATCCTTCCAGGCGACCGAGATAGGCCTGATGGGCCTCGGCGATCAACGGATCGTCTTCGACGATGAGGACATGAATCATCGGCTGTGTCCTCTGGTCTTCGCGCAAGCGCTCATCGGTGTCCTCTGGTCTTCGCGCAAGCGCTCATCGGTGTCCTCTGCTCTTCGCGCAAGCGCTCATCGGTGTCCTCTGGTCTTCGCGCAAGCGCTCATCGCGGTACCGTTGCTGTGACGACCGATCCGTACGTGACATCGGTGTGCAGTGTCCCGCCGTGTCGTTTGACCGTCTGCGCGACCAGGGCCAGACCCAGGCCGTGGCCGGACGCATCGGACTTCGTCGAATATCCACGCTGCATGGCCTTTTCGAACGTGGACGGATCCATTCCGGGTCCGCTGTCGGCCACCCGGATCAACAACTCGTCATCGTCCTGAGTGACCGTGACCTCGACCCACGGATCCTCGCGGTCACAGGCATCCATCGCATTGTCGATCAGATTACCCAGCACGGTCACCATCTCCTGCCCGGTGAGCGCGGCATCGGCCGACAACTCGGTGTCCTCGGTGACCGTGAGGGTGATCCCGCGTTCGTCGGCCTGAGCGGTCTTGCCGAGCAGCAGGGCCACCAGGGCGGGTTCGCCGACGGCCAGCGAAAGCCGGTCCACCAGACGTTGCGACAGCTCCAACTCACTGGTGGCGAATCGGACCGCGTCCTCGGGCCGGCCCATCTCGACCATGGTGATCACGGTGTGCAACTTGTTCGCCGACTCGTGCGCCTGCGCCCGCAACGAGTCGGCCAGCACCTGCAGCGAGCTGAGTTCGCCCAGGGCGCCCTGTAATTCGGTGCGGTCGCGGATCGTGACGACCTCTGATCCTGAGCCGGCGACCCGGGCCCGGTTGACCACCAGCAGCCGGTCCGCGGTGACATGCAGTTCGTCGCGCACCCCGGGATCGGCGCTGCGCAGGAACTCCGGCAGATCCCGCACCCGCACCGGCCCGGCCGCCAGGCCCAGCAGCCGGCGTGCCTCATCGTTGGCCACCGCCACCCCGTCCCGATCGAGCACGATCAGCCCCTCGGACACCGAATGCAGGATCGCGTCGTGGTGGTCGTACATCACCCGCAGCTCGTCGGGGCGCAGACCCCGGGTCTGGCGCAACAGCCGGCGCCGGATGACCCACACCCCGACCAGTGAAACTGCGAGTGCGGCAGCGGTTATCGCGACGATTTCCGGAATCTGCGCACGCCAGCGCTGCCCCAGCGTCTGCTGGGTGATCCCGGCCGACACCAGGCCCACGACGTCTCCGTCGCGGCCACGTACCGGTGCGACCGCGCGCACCGACGGACCCAGCGTCCCGGTGTAGACCTCGCTGAACGTCTCGCCGTGCAACGCGGGCTCAACCGTGCCGAGGTAGTGACCGCCGATCTGGCTGGGATCGGTGTGGGTGAACCGGATTCCGTCCGGCGCCATGATCGTGATGAACGCGATGTCGGTGCTGGTGCGCACGGCCTCGGTCACCGGCTGCAAAACCTGTGTCGCAGTGCGCGATTCGATGGCCTGTGCGGTCGAAGGGGAATCCGCCAGGGCCGTCGCGATCCCGATCACCTGCTGGCGGGCGGCATCCTCGCCGTCGCGGCGGGCGTCGAGCAGGGCCAGTGCGGTGCCGGCCAGCACCACCACCGCGACCACGAGGACCTGCAGTGCGATGGCCTGCCCGGCGAGCGAGCGAGGCCAGGCCCGTCCCGAGAACCGTCGCCACCAACGCGTCACAACACCTCCCGATTGAGAAGGCAATGACCTCTCAACATAGTGGCCCGGATATCCGCTGGTAGCGGGTTCGCGCCGGCGGTCCTGCAACCTTCGCGACCGTCAATTCGGGACTGCTATCGGAGGGCGCGGAGTCGTAGAATCTGACCATAAGCAGGGTCGAGGGTAGATCCAAGGGAGACCTGCGATGAGCTGCACGATTCATCGCCTGACAACAATTTTCATCACCGCGGTGGCGTCACTGGCAGTCGTGACGGCGATTTCCCCGGCGCGCGGTGCCGCTGCCGAATGCGGCCCGGGCACCGTGTTCGATCCGCCCACCAACTCGTGCGTGGCGGCCCCGCTGCCGCCGCCTCCGCCGCCCCCGCCGCCGGCCTGGAACGGCGACATCACGCCCTACTTCTCGGTGGGCATCTGCGCGCCGATCCCGTTCGTCTCGCTCTGCACCGGTATCTGAGCAGAGCGGTCCCCGCGTCGGCCCCGACACTGCTCTCCTCGGGGCCGACTCGCTGCGTGAACACAATGAACTAAAACGTGACGTGGCTCACCCTATGGTCGACAGTGCTTGTAGAGCGCATTCCCGCCGAGCCGGACCGAACTGGAGGTTGTACCGATGAGCGTCACCGCTGAGCCACAACCGGAGGTGCGTCCGCGTCGCGACCGGACGCACTGGCTCTACATCGCGGTCATCGCGGCCGTCGTCGTCGGCGTGGTGGTCGGACTCGTGGCACCCGAGGTCGGCAAGAGCGTCGGCGTGCTAGGCACCATGTTCGTCGCCCTGATCAAGATGATGATCTCGCCGATCATCTTCTGCACGATCGTTCTGGGGATCGGCTCGGTGCGCAAGGCCGCCACCGTCGGCAAGGTCGGTGGCCTGGCCTTCGGGTACTTCCTGGCCATGTCGACGATCGCGCTGGCGATCGGTCTGGTGGTCGGCAACCTGATCCACCCGGGTAGCGGCATGCACCTGTCGGAGACCTCGGCGGGCAAGGGCGCCGAACTCGCGGAGAAGGCACACGAGGCGGGTGGGCTCATGGACTTCGTCCAGGGCATCATCCCGGACACGCTGTTCTCGGCTCTGACCGCCGGAAGCGTGCTCCAGGCCCTGTTCGTCGCGCTGCTCGTGGGGTTCGCGCTGCAGGGGATGGGCAGCTCCGGCGAACCGATCCTGCGTGGCATCGAGCACCTGCAGAAGCTCGTCTTCAAGGTGCTGATCATGATCCTGTGGCTGGCGCCGATCGGTGCCTTCGGCGCGATCGCCAACGTCGTCGGGCAGACCGGCTGGACGGCCGTCACCCAGCTGCTGACCCTGATGCTGGGCTTCTATGTGACCTGTGTGGTGTTCGTGTTCGGCGTGCTCGGCGTATTGCTGCGCGCCGTGTCAGGAGTGTCCATCTTCAAGCTGGTCCGGTACCTGGCCCGCGAATACCTGCTGATCTTCTCGACGTCGTCGTCGGAGTCGGCGCTGCCGCGGCTGATCGCGAAGATGGAGCACCTGGGCGTCGACCGCAGCACCGTGGGTGTCGTTGTGCCGACCGGATATTCGTTCAACCTCGACGGCACGGCGATCTACCTGACCATGGCGGCCTTGTTCATCGCCGACGCGCTGCACGCCCCGATGTCCGTCGGGCAACAGGTCGGCCTGCTGGTGTTCATGATCGTCGCGTCGAAGGGAGCCGCGGGTGTGACCGGCGCCGGATTGGCCACGCTGGCCGGCGGCCTGCAGGCGCATCGCCCGGACCTGCTCGACGGGGTCGGCCTGATCGTCGGGATCGACCGGTTCATGTCCGAAGCCCGCGCGGTGACCAACTTCTCCGGCAATGCGGTGGCCACCCTGCTCGTCGGCTCGTGGACCCACACGGTGGACAAGGCGAAGGTCGATGCGGTGCTGCGCGGTGACGATCCGTTCGACGAACTCACCATGGTCGACGACCACGCCGACCGTACCCCGGAACCCGCTCACGCCTGACGGGTGGCGCGAAGGCCCGGCCGGTGCACCCGGCCGGGCCTTGTGCGTTGAACTTCTTCCCGTCCTGGCCCGTAACAAGGGGCAGGACATCACCGAAAAGGTGTATGCGGGAGTACGAAAGAAGACACGGCCATGTACGCATCGATCATCATGGTGGCCGCGTCGGGGGCGGCGGCATTGGGAACCATATTGGCGCCCGCCGGATCGGCGTCTGCCGACTCGGCGATCGAGACCATCGGACTGCTGGAGGCCGAAGGCTTCTACGTCAACATCGATCGGGTGGGCAGCGCCCCACTCGAGCAGTGCACCGTCACCAGCATTCGGAACCCACAGACCCAGACCCGGCTGATCCGGGTCGAGCGGTTCGGCAAGAACGGCGCGAAGGAATTCGACCTCGTACCCGTCGTGGTGCGGCGCACCATCACGGTGTCGCTGGACTGTTCGAAGTGAGCCTCAGCGCTGGCAGTTGAGGGACACCGACACGGTGCGGCTGGTGATCGACGGAACCAGGATCCGGTCGCCGCCGAGGCCCGGCCCGACATACGGCACCAACTGGCTGACCTGCTGCGGGTTGCGCACGCTGGTGACCGTGCACTGCTCCAGCGGCGCGGTGCCGATCTTGTCGATCGTGACGGTGTACCCCTCGGACTGCAGGCGGTTGATCGTGTCCTGGGCGGATTCCTCAGCCGAGGCGATCGCCGTCGACCCGCCGATCACGCCCATTACCGCCACGCCGACTGCTGCCAGCGGCCATTTCGCGCGCATCGGACACGTCCTTCCGTCGTTACCGGTCCATCTTCCCCTACATACATCGTCCGGGGAATTCGAATCGTTCCCGCCGGTACCGACCGGCGAGCGCATACCATCGCGCCCGTGAAGAGCACGATGCAGAACTGGCCGTTGACGATCACCGCGATCCTGCGACATGCCTGCGGGGTCAACGGGGACCGGACCGTGACCACCGCCTGCGGCCAGGGCCGCTACCGCACGATCAGTTACCGCGAGCTGGGCGGGCAGGCGGCCCGACTGGCGCACGCCCTGCGTGGGCTCGGGGTCGACGGTGATCAGCGGATCGGCACGTTCATGTGGAACAACACCGAGCATCTCGCCGCCTACCTCGCCGTGCCTTCGATGGGCGCGGTGCTGCACACCCTGAACATCCGGCTGTCCCCGGAGCAGATCGCCTACATCGCCAACGAGGCCGCCGACAGCGTGGTGATCGCCGACGCCTCCCTGGTGCCCCTGTTGGCCCCCGTGCTGCCGTTGCTGGACACCGTGCACACCGTGATCGTCGTCGGCGACGGCGATATCAGCGCCCTGACCGGAAAGACCGTGCTGCGCTGGGACGAGCTGCTGGCCGCCCAACCCGCCGAGTTCGACTGGCCCGAGATCGACGAAAACGACGCGGCGGCAATGTGTTACACCAGCGGCACCACCGGAAACCCGAAGGGCGTGGTGTACAGCCACCGGTCGAGCTACCTGCACGCGTTGAACACCTGCACGGCCAACGCGCTCGACGTCAGCTGCGGTGACTCGGTGCTGCCCATCGTGCCGATGTTCCACGCCAACGCGTGGGGGCTGCCGTATGCGGCCCTGATGGCCGGCGCCAACCTGGTGATGCCCGACCGGTTCATGGACGGTGCCTCGTTGATCGACCTGATCGAGTCGCAGCGTCCCACGCTTGCCGGTGCGGTGCCGACCATCTGGAACGACGTCATGCACCGGCTGGAAAAAGAGCCGGGACACGACGTTTCGTCCCTGCGGCTGGTCGCGTGCGGTGGTTCGGCGGTGCCGCTGTCGCTGATGAAGACGTTCCAGGAGCGGTACGGCGTGCACATCCAGCAGGCCTGGGGGATGACCGAAACCTCGCCGCTGGCCACGGTCGCCAAACCGCTGCCCGGGGTGACCGAGGACCGTGCCTGGCAGATGCGGGTCAGCCAGGGCCGGCCCATGTGCGGCGTGGAAGTGCGCGTCGTCGACGACGAAGGTGCGCCTCTGCCCGCCGACGGTGACGCGGTGGGCGAACTGGAGGTGCGCGGGCCGTGGATCACCGGGTCCTACTACCTGGACCGCGACGCCGAGAAGTTCGACACCGGCTGGCTGCGCACCGGGGACGTCGGCACGATCGACCGGCAGGGCTATGTGACGCTGACCGACCGGGCCAAGGACGTCATCAAGTCCGGCGGTGAGTGGATCTCGTCGGT
Above is a window of Mycolicibacterium boenickei DNA encoding:
- a CDS encoding response regulator, producing the protein MIHVLIVEDDPLIAEAHQAYLGRLEGFSVAAVAHTARDAMRAAAAASSSGQPVDLVLLDIGLPDASGISLASGLSGLRPAPDIIAITSERDLEMVRAAVAHGALAYLLKPFTFAAFRDRLERYRRYRSALPSGTDAASQAEVDRALAELRVASGEAAKSSAKGAAPQTTEEIAVAVRDDPDGLTADEAAKQVGVSRVTAWRYLERLADDGVVTRTTEYGKAGRPRTRYRWR
- a CDS encoding sensor histidine kinase, producing MTRWWRRFSGRAWPRSLAGQAIALQVLVVAVVVLAGTALALLDARRDGEDAARQQVIGIATALADSPSTAQAIESRTATQVLQPVTEAVRTSTDIAFITIMAPDGIRFTHTDPSQIGGHYLGTVEPALHGETFSEVYTGTLGPSVRAVAPVRGRDGDVVGLVSAGITQQTLGQRWRAQIPEIVAITAAALAVSLVGVWVIRRRLLRQTRGLRPDELRVMYDHHDAILHSVSEGLIVLDRDGVAVANDEARRLLGLAAGPVRVRDLPEFLRSADPGVRDELHVTADRLLVVNRARVAGSGSEVVTIRDRTELQGALGELSSLQVLADSLRAQAHESANKLHTVITMVEMGRPEDAVRFATSELELSQRLVDRLSLAVGEPALVALLLGKTAQADERGITLTVTEDTELSADAALTGQEMVTVLGNLIDNAMDACDREDPWVEVTVTQDDDELLIRVADSGPGMDPSTFEKAMQRGYSTKSDASGHGLGLALVAQTVKRHGGTLHTDVTYGSVVTATVPR
- a CDS encoding cation:dicarboxylate symporter family transporter, producing the protein MSVTAEPQPEVRPRRDRTHWLYIAVIAAVVVGVVVGLVAPEVGKSVGVLGTMFVALIKMMISPIIFCTIVLGIGSVRKAATVGKVGGLAFGYFLAMSTIALAIGLVVGNLIHPGSGMHLSETSAGKGAELAEKAHEAGGLMDFVQGIIPDTLFSALTAGSVLQALFVALLVGFALQGMGSSGEPILRGIEHLQKLVFKVLIMILWLAPIGAFGAIANVVGQTGWTAVTQLLTLMLGFYVTCVVFVFGVLGVLLRAVSGVSIFKLVRYLAREYLLIFSTSSSESALPRLIAKMEHLGVDRSTVGVVVPTGYSFNLDGTAIYLTMAALFIADALHAPMSVGQQVGLLVFMIVASKGAAGVTGAGLATLAGGLQAHRPDLLDGVGLIVGIDRFMSEARAVTNFSGNAVATLLVGSWTHTVDKAKVDAVLRGDDPFDELTMVDDHADRTPEPAHA
- a CDS encoding fatty acid--CoA ligase; the encoded protein is MKSTMQNWPLTITAILRHACGVNGDRTVTTACGQGRYRTISYRELGGQAARLAHALRGLGVDGDQRIGTFMWNNTEHLAAYLAVPSMGAVLHTLNIRLSPEQIAYIANEAADSVVIADASLVPLLAPVLPLLDTVHTVIVVGDGDISALTGKTVLRWDELLAAQPAEFDWPEIDENDAAAMCYTSGTTGNPKGVVYSHRSSYLHALNTCTANALDVSCGDSVLPIVPMFHANAWGLPYAALMAGANLVMPDRFMDGASLIDLIESQRPTLAGAVPTIWNDVMHRLEKEPGHDVSSLRLVACGGSAVPLSLMKTFQERYGVHIQQAWGMTETSPLATVAKPLPGVTEDRAWQMRVSQGRPMCGVEVRVVDDEGAPLPADGDAVGELEVRGPWITGSYYLDRDAEKFDTGWLRTGDVGTIDRQGYVTLTDRAKDVIKSGGEWISSVELENHLIAHPAVLEAAVVGVPDERWQERPLAVVVLEEGASAEPAELREFLADKVVRWWLPERWTFIEQVPRTSVGKYDKKTIRARHADGAYEVITL